A window of Leptospira fainei serovar Hurstbridge str. BUT 6 contains these coding sequences:
- a CDS encoding DUF1574 domain-containing protein yields the protein MKRIFIYYPFLFLLFLFCADKIFTLEYFRDSFYQDGNPVYYSQRRSLFQRMLKDPKIQERNLAIAFGDSRAYPYSEKALEEKMKKDWVLYNFAGPQAVPAYGLYWLRKSIQAGVKPKVVFYVVSPEAFDDTKGLMYEPFLRLGADEEFIRAYWNNFTLADKLDLLKERIFAYRKVKPSFKLFWSRLTSGDLDEYDPVFNDERIILDMTNGEQMAYATATNNPKKLSKDAIRLKSIYLSGFEVSDTQFFFVEEFLKLSKENGIVAYIVWPRVYDGYRKGYYELGLDKIWWPRIRELANKYDARSVDMNVANSCDKYYDASHQDIFCIVDQIRLLMNDYYGKSKLPR from the coding sequence ATGAAACGTATTTTTATCTATTATCCCTTTCTCTTTTTACTTTTTCTTTTTTGCGCGGATAAGATTTTCACTCTGGAATATTTTCGCGACTCATTTTATCAGGACGGAAATCCCGTTTACTATTCTCAAAGGAGATCCTTGTTTCAAAGAATGTTAAAGGATCCTAAAATTCAAGAGCGGAATCTGGCGATCGCTTTCGGGGATTCGCGGGCCTACCCGTATTCCGAAAAAGCGCTCGAAGAGAAGATGAAAAAAGATTGGGTTCTTTACAACTTTGCGGGACCGCAAGCCGTTCCGGCGTACGGACTATACTGGTTGAGAAAATCGATTCAGGCCGGAGTTAAGCCGAAAGTGGTCTTTTACGTGGTGAGTCCCGAAGCTTTTGACGATACAAAGGGTTTGATGTACGAACCGTTCTTGCGTCTTGGTGCGGACGAGGAGTTCATTCGCGCTTATTGGAACAATTTCACCTTAGCGGACAAATTGGATCTGCTCAAGGAAAGGATCTTCGCCTACAGAAAAGTGAAGCCAAGCTTCAAACTATTTTGGTCTAGATTGACCTCCGGAGATTTGGACGAGTACGATCCCGTATTTAACGACGAGAGAATCATCCTAGATATGACGAACGGAGAACAAATGGCGTATGCGACTGCGACCAATAATCCGAAGAAGCTCTCGAAGGATGCGATTCGTTTAAAGAGCATCTATCTTTCCGGCTTCGAGGTATCCGACACTCAATTTTTCTTCGTGGAAGAATTCTTAAAACTCAGTAAGGAAAACGGAATCGTCGCTTATATCGTATGGCCCCGCGTGTACGACGGCTATCGAAAAGGATATTACGAATTAGGTCTGGATAAAATTTGGTGGCCAAGAATTCGAGAACTTGCAAATAAATACGACGCGCGTTCCGTCGACATGAATGTCGCAAATTCCTGCGATAAGTATTATGATGCTTCTCATCAGGATATCTTCTGCATAGTCGATCAGATTCGGCTCTTAATGAACGATTATTACGGAAAAAGTAAGCTGCCTAGATAA
- a CDS encoding MBOAT family O-acyltransferase, whose translation MNFTSLEFLFFFGFVFLIYWNLPDRLKRYFLVLASSLFYAFGSWPFLFHLWAVILINWIFIRFFLKKNWFLPISIGFNVLNLAFFKYFYFLTDLVGVALGIQELQNKASLDAIVSKALGWAGFEVILPLTISYYTFQLISLAVDKKKGLISEEITISQISSYVLLFPVMIAGPILRFSDVSAQFNSPKMSPGDMVDGLWLVLFGLLKKSVLSVLMTGSIFPVFGEPAIFSGWALLRTIYFFAIYLYLDFSGLTDLARGLGRLLGFRLPQNFKAPFFMNGFGDFWRRWHLTFSFWIRDYLYIPLGGSRLGTLRTCINYLIAFGIGGLWHGANTNYLLWGLFTGAYLSIERVFKDSGIKLFPDIPYVKRIVTYLFVLHIYCISWILFFTPTVSAAFDAVRRILIWAPGQDFPNAEPCVFALIVAIFFHCTEEWPEKFEIPDRIKALTLPLAWILILLALPNGNADFFYGQF comes from the coding sequence ATGAACTTTACAAGCTTAGAATTCTTATTTTTCTTCGGCTTCGTTTTCCTAATTTATTGGAATCTTCCCGACCGATTAAAGAGATATTTTCTTGTTTTAGCCTCTTCCTTATTTTACGCCTTCGGTTCTTGGCCGTTCTTGTTTCACCTCTGGGCCGTCATTCTTATTAATTGGATATTTATTCGCTTCTTTCTAAAGAAGAATTGGTTTTTGCCGATTTCTATCGGATTCAACGTTTTGAATCTAGCTTTCTTTAAATACTTCTACTTCTTAACCGATCTTGTCGGCGTTGCATTAGGAATACAGGAGTTACAGAATAAAGCAAGCTTGGATGCTATCGTTTCTAAAGCATTAGGATGGGCGGGCTTTGAAGTAATTTTACCTCTTACGATTAGTTATTACACATTTCAGTTAATTTCGCTTGCGGTGGATAAGAAAAAGGGATTGATTTCGGAGGAGATAACGATTTCCCAAATATCTTCTTACGTACTGCTATTTCCGGTAATGATCGCCGGACCCATTTTAAGATTTTCTGATGTTTCTGCGCAATTCAATTCGCCCAAGATGTCTCCCGGAGATATGGTCGACGGATTATGGTTGGTTTTATTTGGATTATTAAAGAAATCCGTTCTGTCTGTTTTAATGACAGGATCGATCTTTCCTGTTTTCGGAGAGCCGGCTATCTTTTCCGGTTGGGCATTACTTCGTACTATTTACTTTTTTGCCATTTACCTTTACTTGGATTTTTCCGGATTAACGGACCTTGCCAGGGGCCTCGGTCGTTTATTAGGTTTCCGGCTGCCACAAAACTTCAAGGCGCCATTTTTCATGAACGGTTTCGGTGACTTTTGGAGAAGATGGCATTTAACCTTTTCATTCTGGATCCGCGATTATTTATATATACCTCTCGGCGGATCCAGATTGGGAACCTTAAGAACCTGCATTAATTATCTGATCGCTTTCGGTATCGGCGGCTTATGGCATGGGGCCAACACAAACTATTTGCTTTGGGGATTATTCACCGGCGCGTATCTCTCTATCGAACGGGTCTTTAAGGATTCCGGAATAAAGCTTTTTCCGGATATTCCTTACGTGAAGAGAATCGTGACTTATCTTTTCGTTCTGCATATTTATTGCATTTCGTGGATCTTATTCTTCACTCCGACCGTGAGCGCAGCTTTTGACGCCGTTCGACGGATTCTTATATGGGCTCCCGGACAGGACTTTCCGAACGCGGAACCTTGCGTCTTCGCTTTGATCGTTGCGATTTTTTTTCACTGCACCGAAGAATGGCCGGAAAAATTCGAAATCCCGGACCGGATCAAAGCGTTAACTTTACCGCTGGCATGGATTCTGATTTTACTAGCCTTGCCGAACGGTAATGCGGACTTCTTCTACGGACAATTTTGA
- a CDS encoding pseudouridine synthase translates to MGEKGKGRESELSGDKDGIRINRFLADCGFGSRRKVEELIQNRKVFLNGKLVQDLSTRIRLGKDEVFVGNKKAIPRQGTVFLALNKPPGYLCSHGDRFHNHTVFELLPSKYGQLAIAGRLDLDSRGLLLLSDDGELVHHVSHPSHSSEKEYEVSLQESISVSETVRRFREGIMDEGENLKAESVVAESKGTEASRFRIILRQGRKRQIRRMFSALGGRVLDLQRVRIGNLRLKELGIREGEYTLLDPDQWRP, encoded by the coding sequence TTGGGAGAAAAAGGTAAAGGGCGAGAATCGGAACTTTCCGGAGATAAAGATGGGATCAGAATCAATCGGTTCCTTGCCGATTGCGGTTTTGGTTCTCGACGCAAAGTGGAAGAATTGATTCAGAATAGAAAAGTATTCTTAAACGGAAAATTGGTCCAAGATTTAAGTACTCGAATTCGCCTAGGGAAGGACGAAGTCTTCGTCGGAAATAAAAAAGCGATTCCAAGGCAGGGAACGGTTTTCTTAGCTTTGAATAAACCGCCCGGCTACCTTTGTTCCCACGGGGATCGATTTCATAATCATACGGTCTTTGAATTATTACCGAGCAAGTACGGACAGCTTGCCATCGCCGGTCGCTTAGATTTGGATTCGAGAGGGCTCCTGTTACTTTCCGATGACGGCGAGTTAGTTCACCATGTAAGTCATCCTTCTCATTCTTCCGAAAAGGAATATGAAGTATCCTTGCAGGAATCCATTTCCGTTAGCGAAACAGTACGCAGATTTCGAGAAGGGATTATGGACGAAGGGGAAAATTTAAAGGCCGAATCCGTTGTTGCGGAATCAAAAGGTACCGAAGCCTCCCGATTCAGAATCATTCTCCGTCAAGGGAGAAAGAGACAGATTAGAAGAATGTTCTCGGCGTTAGGGGGAAGGGTGCTGGACCTCCAACGAGTGAGAATCGGAAACTTACGATTGAAAGAACTAGGGATTCGGGAGGGCGAATACACTCTCTTGGATCCGGATCAATGGAGACCATGA
- the lipA gene encoding lipoyl synthase, with amino-acid sequence MNPLKKKPRTSSNVPAPEKPDWLKVRLPFRETGNSVSIVRELVEESNLHTVCESASCPNLNHCWSRKTATYMLAGDICTRRCAYCDVPFGKPLPLDAGEPLRVAESAAALGLKHVVITSVNRDDLEDGGARHYKETVDLIRQKLPDCKIELLVPDFKAKEENLSIVYSSKPDIFNHNLETVKRLFPEIAPAKKYDRSLQVLRHASERGFLTKSGLILGLGETLEEVKEALRDLRDSGVKMVTLGQYLQPTASHHPVKEYVHPDIFKDLKEYGKRLGFLSVFSGPLVRSSYHADEQVPWNEN; translated from the coding sequence GTGAACCCGCTCAAGAAAAAACCTAGAACTTCGTCCAACGTTCCCGCTCCGGAAAAGCCGGATTGGCTAAAAGTTCGCCTTCCGTTTAGAGAAACAGGTAATTCCGTTTCGATCGTTCGGGAGCTAGTAGAAGAAAGTAACTTGCATACTGTTTGCGAGAGCGCTTCCTGTCCTAATTTAAATCACTGCTGGTCCAGAAAAACCGCTACATATATGCTCGCCGGAGATATATGTACTCGGCGTTGTGCCTATTGTGATGTTCCATTTGGTAAACCCCTTCCTCTTGATGCAGGAGAGCCTCTGAGAGTCGCTGAGTCGGCTGCAGCTCTCGGTTTAAAACATGTAGTAATTACTTCCGTAAATCGGGATGATTTGGAAGATGGTGGAGCTCGTCATTATAAGGAAACGGTGGACCTAATCCGCCAGAAATTGCCCGACTGCAAGATAGAACTGCTAGTGCCGGATTTTAAAGCCAAAGAAGAAAACCTATCGATCGTTTATTCCAGTAAGCCGGACATTTTTAATCATAATTTAGAAACCGTTAAACGATTATTTCCCGAAATTGCGCCCGCAAAAAAATACGATCGTTCTCTGCAGGTTTTAAGACACGCTTCCGAAAGAGGATTCCTTACGAAGAGCGGATTGATTTTAGGATTAGGGGAAACTTTGGAAGAAGTCAAAGAAGCGCTCAGGGATCTGCGGGATTCCGGTGTTAAAATGGTGACTCTCGGGCAATACCTGCAACCTACGGCATCTCATCATCCTGTAAAGGAATATGTTCACCCCGATATTTTTAAGGATTTAAAGGAATATGGAAAGCGTCTAGGTTTTTTATCCGTATTCTCAGGTCCGTTAGTCAGGAGTTCTTATCATGCTGACGAGCAAGTGCCGTGGAACGAAAATTAA
- the ompL47 gene encoding multi-beta-barrel domain surface protein OmpL47, which translates to MMGASPIRFIATCLLIVSIAASAQNAEDDPEPKAAPKSQTQPSTKSSGGSGKNSPKSEGATSGKRNDTEERTGATPDIYVNSKIKFELTSSDDASKVDFVEYRIGEEEYVTYTAPIFINKEGLVKVSYRAVDKVGNKENPKTLLVLVDNTPPNLKVNPSHTVFSAREQSYAPKDTTYTIVATDNLAGVKEVKFSVNGSEFKTYDNQPIRLDKLGVNTLKYFATDKSNNTSQEGIYAVTVDFEKPTVAIAETIPLVPVESKLYTRKGNTFSLKGNDSYSGIKQLMIKVDGATEWTVYKDSFSVTAPGQHTIEAKSVDNVGNESEVQKLTFILDLTPPETKIRQVDAKSPESTNPSNAKPAGK; encoded by the coding sequence ATGATGGGTGCATCCCCAATCCGATTTATTGCCACTTGCTTACTTATCGTTTCAATTGCGGCCTCTGCTCAGAATGCGGAAGACGATCCCGAACCAAAGGCGGCACCTAAATCGCAAACCCAGCCTTCCACGAAATCCTCCGGTGGATCCGGTAAGAATTCGCCAAAATCCGAAGGAGCTACGTCCGGAAAAAGAAACGATACGGAAGAACGAACGGGTGCCACGCCCGATATTTACGTTAATTCGAAGATCAAATTCGAACTAACCTCTTCCGATGATGCGTCTAAAGTCGACTTCGTAGAATATCGAATCGGGGAGGAAGAATACGTCACTTACACTGCCCCCATATTCATCAACAAGGAAGGACTCGTAAAAGTAAGTTATAGAGCGGTTGATAAGGTAGGAAATAAGGAGAATCCTAAAACTTTACTCGTTCTAGTCGATAATACCCCTCCGAATCTTAAAGTAAATCCGAGTCATACCGTCTTTTCCGCTAGAGAACAAAGTTACGCTCCTAAGGATACGACATACACGATCGTTGCGACCGATAATCTTGCCGGTGTAAAGGAAGTTAAATTTTCCGTAAATGGTAGTGAGTTTAAGACATACGATAACCAACCGATACGCTTGGATAAATTGGGAGTTAACACCCTTAAATATTTCGCTACCGATAAATCCAATAATACTTCCCAAGAAGGAATTTACGCGGTCACGGTCGATTTTGAAAAACCGACCGTTGCGATTGCCGAAACGATTCCTTTGGTACCGGTTGAATCGAAGCTATATACTAGAAAAGGAAATACGTTTTCTTTGAAAGGGAACGATTCGTATTCCGGAATTAAACAGCTTATGATCAAGGTGGACGGCGCGACGGAATGGACGGTTTATAAGGATTCTTTTAGCGTAACGGCGCCGGGTCAGCACACTATCGAAGCAAAATCGGTGGATAACGTCGGCAATGAAAGCGAAGTGCAAAAACTGACGTTTATCCTGGATCTAACTCCCCCTGAAACGAAAATTCGCCAGGTGGATGCAAAATCGCCGGAATCGACGAATCCTTCCAATGCGAAACCTGCGGGAAAATAA
- a CDS encoding lipoprotein LipL45, translating into MKNIISVASAVLLVGLLASGACKKPAENAEAANAKQSEPTAIIVFSVGESKVLHADLTEEKAGLGASLKSGDKLVTKDKAKVDIQFADGSAIRISENSQLEFAALALNAKGNTDTRLALVSGKVFAKVNKASKDDQFSVITPTAIAGVRGTSFLVDRTKPDRSVIKVLEGSVAVAPRVRALEGMSAEEIEGNSDLKKVQNSLDKAEIILEKNESSLVKASDKTFGAKDTSKIASLDKEIPKAVTKLSGSGISKSEEQEINTIVTVDKGTAEKIVKLNDESASGKLDEQAAAVNDSEKKKIEADLAKRQEDEVKRFKNVLVSAPKDLKTKQDLVNYYEKLEKIVMADGTSFIGAIVDQQGSTMIVHTEQGIKRINQADVQEVVYDFQTKTKL; encoded by the coding sequence ATGAAGAACATCATTTCCGTTGCATCGGCCGTCCTACTGGTCGGTCTGTTAGCATCCGGAGCTTGCAAAAAGCCTGCCGAAAACGCAGAAGCTGCGAACGCAAAACAGAGCGAACCTACGGCAATCATTGTATTTAGCGTTGGAGAATCAAAAGTTCTACACGCTGATCTAACCGAAGAAAAAGCAGGCTTAGGGGCTTCTCTCAAATCCGGGGACAAGCTTGTCACCAAGGATAAAGCAAAAGTCGATATTCAGTTCGCGGACGGTTCTGCGATCAGAATTTCCGAAAATTCCCAGTTAGAATTCGCCGCTTTGGCGTTAAATGCTAAGGGAAATACTGATACTCGTCTCGCGCTCGTTTCGGGAAAAGTTTTTGCCAAAGTTAACAAAGCAAGCAAAGACGATCAGTTTTCGGTTATCACTCCGACCGCCATCGCTGGTGTGCGTGGAACGTCCTTCCTCGTAGATCGTACCAAACCTGATAGATCTGTTATTAAAGTTCTGGAAGGATCCGTTGCGGTTGCACCTCGCGTAAGAGCCTTAGAAGGCATGAGCGCGGAGGAAATCGAAGGAAATTCCGATCTTAAGAAAGTACAGAACTCTCTGGATAAAGCCGAGATCATTTTGGAAAAAAACGAGTCTTCTCTTGTGAAAGCGTCTGACAAAACGTTCGGAGCAAAGGATACTTCCAAAATTGCGAGTTTGGATAAAGAGATTCCAAAAGCTGTTACTAAACTTTCAGGATCCGGTATTTCAAAGTCCGAAGAGCAAGAAATCAACACTATCGTTACTGTTGATAAAGGAACGGCAGAAAAGATCGTAAAACTGAATGATGAATCTGCTTCCGGCAAGCTTGATGAGCAAGCTGCGGCAGTAAACGACTCGGAAAAGAAAAAGATCGAAGCTGACTTGGCTAAACGTCAAGAAGACGAGGTAAAACGTTTCAAAAACGTCCTAGTTTCCGCTCCAAAAGACCTGAAAACCAAGCAAGATTTGGTTAACTATTACGAAAAGCTTGAAAAGATCGTCATGGCTGACGGGACTTCATTTATCGGAGCGATCGTAGATCAGCAAGGAAGTACGATGATTGTTCATACTGAGCAAGGCATCAAAAGAATCAACCAAGCTGATGTGCAAGAGGTCGTTTACGATTTCCAAACCAAGACCAAACTCTAA
- a CDS encoding PQQ-dependent sugar dehydrogenase, which translates to MFRLYPLFRALLVFLVFTSTLHSVETKKKKREIPAKPTKAVTWADLTWKTVASGFKEPTDIQFFPGQSRNFVVLEKKGRIWLVDLTSGEKSLAADFTGNVETRSEEGLLGLSFHPDFSENRRFYINAVSKESGKDQTLILEFVWDSQKILSWKDRKRVLLRVDQPYSNHNAGQLAFGHDGKLYVGFGDGGAANDPFLHGQNPNTVLGTLIRIEPNLENSGPAYRIPKDNPFLGKSGFLPEIWAYGLRNPWRFSFDSKTGELYLADVGQNEFEEIDRIEKGGNYGWNIKEGYHCFRNHSECKKPGLIDPLFEYDHQVGQSITGGYVYRGKQLPLLEGKYVFGDFVAGVIWALSVENDKKASARRLFKVGFPISTFGQDSAGEIYFADFTGGNIYQLVKKN; encoded by the coding sequence ATGTTCCGCCTTTATCCTTTATTTAGAGCCCTTTTAGTATTTTTGGTATTTACCTCCACTTTACATTCAGTTGAAACTAAGAAAAAAAAGAGAGAAATTCCTGCTAAGCCAACGAAAGCCGTAACTTGGGCCGACCTTACGTGGAAGACTGTCGCGAGCGGATTTAAGGAACCCACCGATATTCAATTTTTTCCAGGACAATCCCGGAATTTCGTCGTACTTGAAAAGAAAGGCAGAATCTGGTTGGTCGATCTTACTTCAGGAGAAAAGAGTCTCGCTGCGGACTTCACGGGGAACGTTGAAACAAGATCGGAAGAAGGACTCTTAGGCTTATCTTTCCATCCGGACTTTTCAGAAAACCGTCGTTTTTACATTAATGCAGTATCAAAGGAATCCGGTAAGGATCAGACCTTGATTCTTGAATTTGTTTGGGATTCGCAAAAAATTCTTTCCTGGAAAGACAGAAAGCGTGTTCTACTTCGAGTCGATCAACCTTATTCCAACCATAATGCGGGTCAGTTGGCCTTCGGCCATGATGGAAAGTTATATGTAGGATTTGGAGATGGAGGAGCGGCTAACGATCCATTTTTACACGGACAAAATCCAAATACCGTCCTCGGTACGCTGATTCGGATCGAGCCCAATCTTGAAAATTCCGGTCCGGCTTATAGGATTCCAAAAGACAATCCATTTCTTGGGAAATCGGGATTCCTTCCGGAGATCTGGGCCTATGGACTTCGCAACCCCTGGCGATTTTCTTTCGATTCCAAAACCGGAGAATTATATCTAGCGGATGTCGGACAAAACGAGTTCGAGGAAATTGATCGAATTGAAAAGGGAGGCAACTATGGATGGAATATTAAAGAAGGATATCATTGTTTTCGAAATCATTCGGAATGCAAAAAACCGGGTCTAATAGATCCCCTATTCGAGTATGACCACCAGGTCGGACAATCGATCACAGGCGGCTACGTATACCGGGGGAAACAATTACCTTTGTTAGAAGGTAAGTATGTTTTTGGTGATTTTGTAGCGGGCGTTATCTGGGCTTTATCCGTAGAAAATGACAAAAAAGCTTCCGCGCGTAGACTTTTCAAAGTTGGGTTCCCAATTAGCACCTTTGGCCAAGATTCTGCAGGTGAGATTTATTTTGCCGATTTTACCGGTGGAAATATTTATCAATTGGTAAAAAAAAATTGA
- a CDS encoding radical SAM protein, with translation MNARSTVRPESSIALLEEMERKYRTIPLEAIVKQDILRQGIHFLPESFLVRDEYKTKDYFIFSFDHIPLADLKEGADSKAPEEIKLAGGHFNLLPTVISTRNNPTSPYKVKRIAPGQDKEGTPGLFLNDTFLGHLEYPPKPAWYRHKTKSGKLPGEIAPVIEWGYLIYLTVFRNCQYFGKEEECAYCDINHNYRQQKNAGRPYTGVKEIEDLLEVLSWIDSEDQIAKVYTITGGSVITSLKKKNEIDFYLEYAKAIEDKFPGRWMGKIVSQAWEKEDCQKFKDAGIQVYHPNYEVWDKELFKKICPGKESYIGRDTWIRRIVDSAEVFGPAHVIPNFVGGVELSQPWGFETVQEAVASTGEGLDFFMSKGIMPRFTAWCPEPYTTLGTQPGPPLEYFCELLTVWKTTFEKYNLPVPPGYGEPGPGKAVFSVSAFMDVIGYPGRK, from the coding sequence ATGAACGCTAGAAGTACCGTACGCCCCGAATCTTCAATCGCATTGCTGGAGGAGATGGAACGAAAATATCGAACAATCCCTTTGGAAGCTATCGTGAAGCAGGACATCCTTAGGCAGGGAATTCATTTTTTGCCAGAATCTTTTTTAGTAAGGGACGAGTATAAGACGAAAGATTACTTCATCTTTTCTTTCGATCACATTCCTTTAGCCGATCTAAAAGAAGGAGCGGATTCGAAGGCACCTGAAGAAATAAAATTAGCGGGTGGACATTTTAATCTATTGCCTACCGTTATCTCTACACGGAATAATCCGACCTCCCCCTATAAAGTGAAACGAATCGCACCGGGACAGGACAAGGAAGGGACGCCAGGACTTTTTCTAAATGATACTTTCTTGGGACATCTAGAATACCCGCCGAAACCGGCATGGTACCGGCATAAAACGAAATCAGGAAAGTTACCTGGAGAAATCGCACCCGTAATCGAATGGGGCTATCTAATCTATTTAACCGTTTTTCGAAATTGTCAATATTTTGGAAAAGAGGAAGAATGCGCGTACTGCGATATAAACCATAATTATCGTCAGCAAAAAAATGCCGGCAGGCCCTATACCGGCGTCAAGGAAATCGAAGACCTCTTAGAGGTACTTTCCTGGATCGATTCCGAAGATCAGATTGCAAAGGTTTATACGATTACCGGCGGGTCAGTCATCACATCCTTAAAGAAAAAAAACGAGATCGATTTCTATCTGGAATATGCAAAAGCGATAGAGGACAAGTTTCCCGGAAGATGGATGGGAAAAATCGTTTCTCAAGCTTGGGAGAAAGAAGATTGTCAAAAATTTAAAGACGCTGGCATTCAAGTTTACCACCCTAACTATGAAGTTTGGGACAAAGAACTTTTTAAAAAAATCTGTCCTGGTAAAGAGTCTTATATCGGTCGCGATACTTGGATTCGTAGAATCGTTGATTCTGCCGAGGTTTTCGGCCCCGCTCATGTGATTCCGAATTTTGTAGGCGGAGTGGAGTTATCTCAACCCTGGGGATTTGAGACCGTTCAAGAGGCGGTTGCATCAACTGGAGAAGGTTTGGATTTCTTTATGTCGAAAGGGATTATGCCGCGCTTTACGGCCTGGTGTCCGGAACCATATACTACGTTAGGCACTCAACCGGGACCTCCCCTCGAATATTTTTGCGAACTATTGACCGTTTGGAAAACTACATTTGAAAAATATAATTTACCTGTTCCTCCAGGGTACGGGGAACCCGGACCGGGTAAGGCGGTTTTTTCCGTCTCAGCTTTTATGGACGTAATCGGATATCCAGGAAGGAAGTAG
- a CDS encoding TIGR00266 family protein, with the protein MRHEILAKPDFPLLKITLENGESIRAESGAMVAMAPNVKMETKAEGGIFASAKRALLSGESFFQNTFFAQGGAGDLYLTSETQGDLEYRVLKNEELILSRGAYVAGSTELTIDSKWGGFKGFFSGEGLFFLKVSGTGDLYFSSFGAIHTVDVDGTYIVDTGHIVGFETTLDYQIDRVGGLKSLFLSGEGLVAKFSGKGRLYVQSRNQNSFASWADSWRRVEKSSSSD; encoded by the coding sequence ATGAGACACGAAATACTAGCTAAACCTGATTTTCCATTATTAAAGATTACATTAGAAAATGGGGAATCAATTCGAGCCGAATCCGGAGCCATGGTGGCGATGGCTCCCAATGTTAAAATGGAAACGAAAGCCGAGGGAGGCATTTTTGCTTCCGCAAAACGGGCGTTGCTTAGCGGCGAATCTTTCTTCCAGAATACCTTTTTTGCTCAAGGAGGGGCAGGCGATTTATATCTTACTTCCGAAACCCAAGGCGATTTAGAATACCGCGTCTTAAAAAACGAAGAACTTATTCTTAGTAGAGGAGCGTACGTAGCCGGTTCAACCGAACTTACGATTGATAGCAAATGGGGCGGGTTTAAAGGTTTTTTCTCCGGAGAAGGTCTTTTCTTTCTGAAAGTAAGCGGAACCGGCGATCTTTATTTTTCAAGTTTCGGAGCCATTCACACGGTTGATGTAGACGGAACGTATATCGTTGACACAGGGCATATTGTAGGTTTTGAAACGACTCTAGACTATCAGATAGATCGAGTTGGTGGATTAAAATCTCTCTTCTTATCCGGTGAAGGATTGGTCGCTAAATTTTCCGGAAAGGGGAGATTATATGTGCAGTCGCGGAACCAAAATTCATTCGCATCTTGGGCAGACAGTTGGCGCCGTGTAGAAAAATCCTCGTCGAGTGATTGA
- a CDS encoding TIGR00266 family protein gives MNINILYKPSYSIAKVNLEAGESIKAESGAMMSMSSHIGIETHKAQKGGFMKSLKAAFLGGESFWMNTFSASEPGELLLAPTLPGDIESLALDGTVFVQSSSFLASSPTIDMDTKFQGMKGFFSGESLFFLKLSGKGTLLIASYGGIELLEVDGDFIVDTGHIVAFEEGLNYKITKFGGWKSFLFGGEGLVAKFSGKGKLWIQTRNVPSLGSWFRSELPPKKR, from the coding sequence ATGAATATTAATATCTTATATAAGCCATCTTATAGTATCGCGAAAGTAAATTTGGAAGCGGGAGAATCCATCAAGGCCGAATCGGGCGCCATGATGAGTATGAGCTCCCATATCGGGATCGAAACTCATAAGGCTCAGAAAGGCGGCTTTATGAAATCGCTAAAGGCCGCATTTTTAGGCGGGGAGTCATTTTGGATGAATACCTTCTCCGCATCCGAGCCGGGCGAGTTGCTTTTGGCCCCCACATTACCGGGAGATATCGAAAGTCTGGCTTTAGACGGCACCGTCTTCGTTCAATCCAGTTCTTTTTTAGCTTCTTCCCCAACAATCGATATGGATACTAAGTTCCAGGGAATGAAAGGATTCTTCAGCGGAGAATCTCTTTTCTTTTTGAAACTATCCGGCAAGGGAACCTTGTTGATAGCAAGCTACGGAGGGATTGAGTTGCTTGAAGTCGACGGCGACTTTATCGTTGATACCGGGCATATTGTAGCGTTTGAGGAAGGCTTAAATTATAAAATTACAAAGTTTGGCGGTTGGAAATCCTTCTTGTTCGGAGGAGAAGGGCTAGTGGCAAAATTCAGCGGTAAAGGAAAACTTTGGATCCAGACCAGAAATGTTCCGAGTTTGGGTTCTTGGTTCCGATCGGAACTTCCTCCTAAGAAAAGATAG